The following proteins are co-located in the Manihot esculenta cultivar AM560-2 chromosome 9, M.esculenta_v8, whole genome shotgun sequence genome:
- the LOC110623805 gene encoding PRA1 family protein A1, translated as MDWGNVTAEDLIDALREVDWSSPPRPLSEFFARFTVPKSSAKWNSRLKCNLYYYRTNYFIMIVLILGLGFLRRPLAIVAALLTALSIAFLNDSFAGTFSEKVTRTVRQFSPHLAAKMRPPLTPVIRGRPSAKRAIHICGRPRWVFVLMFSSVSFILWYVSCGLLTVLWALAIGLLVTILHASLRTPNLKARLNTFREEFRAVWRNYSEL; from the exons ATGGATTGGGGTAACGTAACTGCAGAGGATCTGATCGATGCTCTGCGCGAGGTCGACTGGTCATCGCCTCCTCGCCCTCTTTCCGAGTTCTTTGCTAGATTCACCGTCCCCAAATCTTCTGCCAAATGGAACAGTCGCCTCAAGTGCAATCTCTACTA CTATCGGACCAACTACTTTATTATGATCGTTCTCATTCTGG GACTGGGTTTCCTTAGGCGGCCACTTGCTATCGTGGCAGCTCTTCTAACAGCACTTAGCATTGCATTTCTGAATGATAG CTTTGCAGGTACTTTTAGTGAGAAGGTAACAAGAACTGTGAGGCAATTCTCTCCTCATTTAGCAGCTAAGATGAGACCTCCTCTTAC ACCTGTTATCCGTGGACGCCCATCAGCTAAAAGAGCAATTCATATATGTGGTCGGCCCCGTTGGGTGTTTGTTCTGATGTTCTCTTCTG TGAGTTTCATCCTTTGGTATGTCTCCTGTGGTCTGTTGACTGTCCTATGGGCACTTGCCATCGGTCTTCTTG TCACAATCCTACATGCAAGTCTTAGAACGCCTAATCTGAAAGCACGTCTGAACACATTTCGAGAGGAATTTCGTGCTGTTTGGCGAAATTACAGTGAGCTGTAG